A genomic region of Rhipicephalus sanguineus isolate Rsan-2018 chromosome 1, BIME_Rsan_1.4, whole genome shotgun sequence contains the following coding sequences:
- the LOC119375523 gene encoding proteasome subunit alpha type-4, which produces MARRYDSRTTIFSPEGRLYQVEYAMEAIGHAGTCLGILASDGILLAAERRNTNKLLDEVFTAEKIYKLHDDMACSVAGITSDANVLTNELRQIAQRYLLTYGESIPCERLVSWLCDLKQAYTQYGGKRPFGVSILYMGWDKHYGYQLYQSDPSGNYSGWKATCIGNNSAAAVSILKQEYKENETTLKDALALAIKVLSKTLDMTKLTADKLEMATLTRDTRRNKTRVTILPLSEVEKLIKKHEEEEAKLEASKKEKEREKQQARS; this is translated from the coding sequence ATGGCACGCCGCTATGATTCCAGAACGACCATATTCAGTCCTGAAGGTAGGCTCTACCAAGTGGAATATGCGATGGAAGCAATCGGTCACGCCGGTACGTGCCTGGGCATCTTGGCTTCCGACGGCATCTTGCTGGCCGCCGAGCGAAGGAACACAAACAAGCTGCTTGATGAGGTCTTCACGGCCGAAAAGATCTACAAGCTGCACGACGACATGGCCTGCAGTGTGGCCGGCATCACTTCGGACGCGAACGTGCTCACCAATGAACTGCGTCAGATTGCTCAGCGCTACCTGCTCACGTACGGCGAGTCCATCCCTTGCGAGCGCCTTGTCAGTTGGCTTTGCGACCTGAAGCAAGCTTACACGCAGTACGGGGGTAAGCGTCCGTTCGGTGTGTCAATCCTCTACATGGGCTGGGACAAGCACTACGGTTACCAACTGTACCAATCTGACCCGAGTGGCAACTACAGCGGCTGGAAGGCGACCTGCATCGGCAACAATAGTGCTGCCGCCGTGTCCATTCTCAAGCAGGAATACAAGGAAAACGAGACGACACTAAAGGATGCCCTGGCTCTGGCCATTAAAGTCCTGAGCAAGACACTCGACATGACGAAGCTCACTGCGGACAAGCTCGAGATGGCTACGCTGACTAGAGACACGCGACGTAACAAAACGCGCGTCACCATCCTGCCTCTGTCGGAGGTTGAGAAGCTCATAAAGAAGCACGAAGAGGAGGAGGCCAAGCTGGAGGCttccaagaaagaaaaggagCGCGAGAAGCAGCAGGCTCGAAGCTAG
- the LOC119375509 gene encoding UPF0711 protein C18orf21 → MSSTNYEVSVATLSYLHKIAKECASISLPLTRCISYRLLECSERRGVTENKLLTKCENCGIAWDPSSVQIRTKPRPVLRRSIRKLLAKEQHRPWLLSSRQKKLLKRFKHATTMLVYLCKMCGKKQEQACPKPLKNQTSTINSTFFCKKEIATKSMKRPISSPLHVLVKKKKEEKCTVSDTPKECASVKRNRSLLKRVLIEQDTQNTSSGGLHSFLSSL, encoded by the exons ATGAGCAGCACTAACTACGAAGTGTCCGTGGCCACACTGAGCTACCTTCATAAAATAGCAAAAGAATGCGCTTCAATATCTTTGCCGCTTACAAGGTGCATAAG CTACCGTCTTCTGGAGTGCAGTGAACGACGAG GTGTCACTGAGAACAAACTTTTGACGAAGTGTGAAAATTGTGGAATTGCTTGGGACCCATCCAGTGTTCAAATCCGGACAAAGCCCAGACCTGTCTTACGACGGAGTATTAGAAAGCTGCTTGCCAAGGAACAGCACCGGCCATGGCTTCTCAGCTCAAGGCAAAAGAAACTACTGAAGCGTTTCAAGCATGCCACAACAATGCTA GTATACCTGTGCAAAATGTGTGGCAAAAAGCAGGAGCAAGCATGTCCAAAACCATTGAAGAACCAAACATCTACAATCAATTCAACCTTTTTCTGCAAAAAAGAAATTGCTACTAAGAG CATGAAGAGACCCATTTCGAGCCCTCTTCACgtgcttgtaaagaagaagaaagaagagaagtgCACAGTATCAGATACACCAAAGGAATGTGCCTCTGTCAAACGCAATAGGAGTCTGTTGAAGCGTGTTCTTATTGAACAGGACACACAAAACACCAGCAGTGGAGGGCTTCATAGTTTCCTCTCTTCTCTGTAG